Genomic window (Chondrocystis sp. NIES-4102):
ATACCAGTAACATCATGCTTAACAACTTCTGGTAATCCGCCTGTATCTGAAACTACTACAGGAACACGGGCTGCAAAGCTTTCTAATGCCACAATACCAAAGGGTTCATACAAACTAGGAAAGACGGCGCAGTCGGCGATGGTTTGGAACTTATCTAAATCTTGCTCCGACATAAAACCAGTAAAATAGCACTGTTCTATAATACCTAAATCCCTTGCTTGCTGTTGCAGATCACTGGTATCACCACCACCAATGATGACAAATTTAACTTTACCTTCCATTTTCCATAGTATCTTGGAGGCAGCTTTTAGCAGTACAGAAATACCCTTTTCATGGGTCATCCGCCCTACATAGTAGACAATTTTTTCTTGATCATTGGCAAAACGACGACGAAACTTAAGACGATCAAAGTTATGACGTTTTTTCTCAGGGCGAATACCATTATAGATAATATCTATCTTATCCCTAGGGGTTTGAAAAACCCGTTGCATCTCGTCAAACATATAATTACTACAAACAATAACTCGCCAGGCTTCGTGAGTTAAAAGCTTTTCCTTGCCATAAATATATTCTTGTTTGGGAGTATGAATACCATTGTAGCGACCATATTCTGTAGCGTGAATTGTTGCCACAATAGGCAATTTAAAATTATTTTTAAGAGCGATCGCAGCATCCCCTACTAACCAATCATGAGCATGAATTAATTGGAATCCATGTTCTTGAATTAACTTACCACCATAGCTACCCATACTTTCATTCATGTTAGCTATCCAATGAAGAAAATCATCACCAGGGGCTACAGGGCAACGATAAAGATGAATCCCTTCGATTATTTCATACTTAGGTGCAGAACCAAACTCGACAGTGATTAGGTGAACTTCATGTCCAAGTTTGATAACTTCTGGATATAATTCTGCTACGTGACGGGCAATTCCTCCAACTATTCTAGGTGGGAATTCCCAAGCCAACACCAAAATCTTCATCTTTAATGACTCCTCACGTGATCACCTTACCAATAAATACAGTCTGTTTAATCTCTGTTGTACTGTTGGGTCTTCAAAATTACTTTAAATGCTTCTTTGGCATTATTTGCGTTTTAATTTAAGTAATATAACCAACAATCATAAATCTATTTGTTATTTATGTCCGTCTCCTGACAATAAACGGGATAATAATTCATTTAAGTATTCCTTATATGTGAAAACTTAAATACCCACAGTTAACAGCTTTTAAACTATTTTGAAGCTTAGACGTTTTATAATTTACCTCTCTACCTACTCGTTTTAATAACATGAGCGATCGCATTTCTTTTATCCGTTCTGATTTAGCCCAATTAGCTGCTTATACTGCTCACCCAGGCGGGGAAAACCCAGGGTGTGTTGATCGCCTTGATACTAATGAAAGTCCTTTAGATTTGCCAGCAGAAATTAAATCTAAATTGGCATGGGCATATCAACAAGAAATAGAAGCTAACCGTTATCCCGATGGTAGTCATCATGACTTAAAAAGCGCGATCGCTGATTATGTTCAAGAAACCGCCAATTCTCCCCTTAATCTCTCTACTGCTAATATCTCCGTCGGTAATGGTTCAGATGAACTAATTCGTTCATTGTTAATTGCTACTTGTTTAGGGGGATGCGGATCTATTTTAGTCGCAACTCCCACTTTTTCGATGTACGGTATTTTAGCTCAAACATTGGGCATTCCTGTAGTTAGTTTGACTAGAGAAGTTGATAGTTTTGCATTAAATATTGCAACAGCTATTCAAGCGATCGAGACAACCAGTAACCCTCCCATTCGGGTAGTCTTTATGGTGCATCCTAACTCCCCTACTGCTAATTGTCTCACAGATAAAGAACTAGATTGGTTAAGAAATCTACCTGAAAATGTTTTAGTAGTAATTGATGAAGCTTATTTTGAGTTTAGTCAGATATCGGTGGTTGATGAATTATCCCAGCACCCCAACTGGGTTATCCTACGTACATTTTCTAAAGCTTTTCGTTTAGCTGCTCATCGAGTTGGATACGCGATCGCCTCTACGGATTTAATTGCTGTGTTGGAAAAAGTACGTTTACCTTATAATTTGCCTAGTTTTTCCCAGGTAGCAGCTAAAACTGTTTTGCAGCAACGTCAATTGCTATTACCCGAAGTTGCTGAAACTATACAAGAAAGAAAGCGCGTTTTGTCGGTTTTACAAGCAGATGATAACTTGCAAGTATGGTCTAGTATGGCAAATTTTGTCTATCTTCGTCCCCAAGTTAATAGCGAAGATGATTATGAAAGTGTCCTTTTTAATATTACTCAACAGCTTAAATCTCAAGGTACATTAATTCGTCATACTGGTGGAGGTTTGCGTATTACAATAGGCACTCCCGCAGAAAACGATCGCACTCTAGAGCGACTAAAACAGATTATCGGTGATTAATTTGAGGGGAGTCAGGAAGTAGGTAGTAGGTAGGAGGTAGTAAAGAAACGCACCTTAGAGCGACTAAAACAGATTATTGGTGATTAATTAAAGAGGAGTTATGGAGTCAGGAGAGGGGAGAGGGGAGAGGGGAGGAATTCAGAAGCTAAAAGCTAAAAAACTAAAAAGAATCTAAGAATATACGGCGTTGTCGTAGGGAAGGTTGATTAATACGTCTTGCAACACGGCTAGGAATGCCATAATCATGAATATGTCCTAAACCGACTAAAACAATTATCTGGGCTTGAGGCTGAGTTTGATAGTATGAAGCGATCGCCTCTGCCATTGTCTCTTCCCACAAAACCTGAGCAGCAAAAAAGTTATCAAAATTATCACTATTACCGTGATCAGAATCGGCGTGTTGTTGGTAAATTGATTGTAATTGTTGACGATATGCCTGATTATCAAGTTTTATGGTATTGATTGGGGGTATATATTTTAAGTCCTTGCCTTTAAGACTATTTAAGCCATCTTTTGCTACTTTAAAAGTGATTTCTGTAGGGGTATTTAAGGCTATTAAAGGAATCTGATTTGCCTGTGCAAAACGTAAAATTGGCGCATAAAATTCCCAATTAAACCCCCAGCGACTATCAAATTCAGTTTGTTCTCTTAATTGAGTTTCACTTATTTTTCCTGCAAGATAATTATCTAAGACTGGTTGAAACTGACGCTGAAACATTTCTAAAGCGATCGCTGTTGTCTTGGACTGTTTTTGCTGATGATGAAGTTGGGTAATGATTTTTAGCTGTGCCTTATGGTGTTCAATGTTATCATGACGCTCTCCCAAGTAAATAATCTGATGATTTTGCAGTTGCTTAATCAGTTTTTGCTCATTGCTGCTTTGGGTAATAGGTTCAGCATTAGTATTTATGTTATGGGGGTATTGTATGAGAAGACATCCCAGGAGAAATACACCTAAAAAATAAATTAAAGTGGGAGTTTTTAACTTCATTATCTGTGGTTGAATGATGGTGTTAATTGTAAATTCTAGTTACATCTTAGTTAAAGATTATTTAAAAAATGAATATCAATTCTACTCCCCTTCAGGCACACTCGCTTTGTCTTGATCATCGTAGTTTGAGCCAGATGTTAATTGAACATGAGAATATTTTAATTATTCAAGATCTAGATGGTGTCTGTATGGGTTTAGTAAAAGATCCTCTCACTAGAGTGATGGATATTAATTATTTAACCGCAGCTAAATCTTTGGGTAATCACTTTTATGTTTTAACTAATGGCGAACATATTGGCAAACGGGGAGTAAACGGCATTGTTGAGAGGGCTTTTGCCGATGATCTTAGAGTCAAGGAAGAAGGTTTATATTTACAGGGTTTGGCTGCGGGGGGGGTACAATGGCAAGATTGTTATGGTAATGTTACTCATCCTGGGGTAAGTGCAGCAGAATTGGACTTTTTGGCAACAGTCCCCCAAGAGGTTATTGTTTGTCTTAAAACATTGGGTGAACAACTTAAATATGGCTTAAATCAAACGCAGTTGGAAGTATGTATTGAAGCAGCCGTTTTGGATAATTTTGTTTCCCCTACAGTTAATTTAAATGTTTTTTATGAAATGTTTCGCGACTTTCCTCAATTGTATGCGGACTTGCAGCAGGAGATGGAATTGTTGATGACTCGCTTATTGCAAGGATCACAGGTACAAGGTTTGGTTGATTCTTTTTTTGTTCACTATGCCCCGAATTTGGGCAGGGATGATCAGGGAAAGGAAATTATGCAGCCAGCCAAAGGTGTTGATCCAGGCACAACTGACTTTCAATTTATGCTACAAGGCGCAATTAAGGAAGTGGGAGTAGTGGTTATTCTTAATCATTATTATTTTTGGCAAACGGGTAATTATCCTTTGGGACGCGATTTTAATGCCCGACAAGCACCCAGACAAGCAGAAGAGTTAGTGAAACTGGTTGAGGATAATTTTGATGCTTCCCTCATGCCTACTATTGTTGGTGTTGGCGATACTGTCACTAGTAAGGGAGTTGATCATCAAGGCAAATTAGAATTTAAACGCGGTGGTAGCGATCGCGGATTTTTGGAGTTGATTCAAACCCTCGGTAAACGGTTTAATACTGGTAATATTACTATTTATGTTGATAGTAGTGGCGGTGAGGTTAAAAATCGTCAACCTTTGAAGTTAGATAAAACTAACCCCCAGCAAGTAAAGGTTATCCACGGCCCAGGTGACTATCGCGATGATGGTGATCCTTTAACTTTAAATTTTGTTTTCCCTGGAGGACACCGAGAGTATATTGATTTTTTCTGTTTTGTGGCGCAACAAAGACAATTTTAAGTTGATATTTTGTCTATTTAAACAGCAACACCCAAGCTATACTCACTGATTGATTTTCTTATAGTTATCAAACTATTTTGGAGTGTCATTAAAGAAAAATCTTCGCTTTAATATCTCCCTCTTTTCCAGTTAAGAAAATATCAGTTTTTTTAGATGGGTGTTGCTAACCTTATTTAACGAGACGAATTGGGAATAAATCAGGCTTGCTACCTCCTTCCTAAGAATCTGGACTAAGCTGATTTAGCTCTAATTATTATTTTATTGAATTCTGCTTTCAATCTCGCTAAATGATACATAAGTTAATATTTTAAACAGGTTTGAGATCGGCATTAACTAGAGTAAATACTTGATTAGCATTTTGCTCTATTTGTTTGAATTTATCAACTAAAGGTAGAATTTTTTGTTCTTGTTCTTCTACGTAATCATAGATATTAAGGAAATTACGCTCTATTTCTTCGTAGATAATATCTAATTTAGAATGCAATTTTGCTGATAATTCCGCTTCAAAACGCGCCTTTTCTTGGTCTAGTTTATCTTCAAACTGACGAATAATTTTACGTTTTTTTAGAATTAATGTGCCACCCGCAAATAAGATACCAACTCCTGCAAAAGCAGTACCAATAATATCTAATAAAACTATCTCTGTTAAAGCTGCGATCGCTGTACCTGCAACAGTTGCTGCACTACCTCCTAAAAATCTTGGCGCAACACTGGCATTTACTGATTCAATGGAATGTAAAAAGGTTTTATCATCTAGTAAACCAGCTACTTTTTGCTGTACTTCTTCAACTATTTCTTGGCGACTTTCTAGAGTATCAATTGTAATTGTATTGGTGGTGACGTGATTAACTTTAATATCCTGTAAATCATCTACCAAACTTTGCAATAAAGTTCTAATACCACTGACAAAATGTTTGATGCCGTCTTGTGATATTTCCCCTAAAGATGTTTTTAATTGGACTTCACAATTGTGTTTTAATTCATCCATCCAAGTAGGCACTGATTTACTGGTGCGAAATAAGACAGCAAATGAACCTTTGACTAGGGTAAATAAAGATAATTGTTCCCGAAAATCTTCTTTAACTCTAGTAGTAATTGTGTCATATTTAGCGAGCAATCTATTGATTAAAGACTCCAATTCAAATCCAGACTGGCGTTTATTTTGTTGTAGTTTTGCTTTTATTTTTCTAACTGTTGCCTGATCTTTAATTAATTGCTGTTGAATGGAAAACAAATCTTTTCTCAATAAATCAATAATTTGATCTGTAGTTTTAGCTACTCCTTGCAGTTTTAATTGTTTCGTCCCCCCATCTTTAAGTGTTTGCTGAATGTAATTACGCACAGTAGCAAAACCACTATGATCCAAGTCTCCATTAACTTCTAATTCTGCCGAAGTAGCAAAAACCATCGGATCTTGTATACCTTTTTCAATGGCTAATTCCCTTAGTTTCTCTTTATTTTTGGCTAATTCTTCTGGTTTGGTTAGATCTGCTTGTTGTAAAACAAATACCACCTTTTTACGCCATTCATTATTAACATAATCTAATAGTTCCCAAGCACTACGAGTATAGGGATTTTTGGCAAAGAAAACAAAGAAAATTAAATCACTATTGGGAATAAAATCTTTAGTAATTTCCTGATGATTAGCAACAATAGTATTTGTCCCAGGAGTATCAACTACTGATAAGGTTTTTAAAATTTCATTTGGTAAACCAATTTTACGTAGATACTGATTTACAGGCTGCTCAAATTGATTTTCACTGTAAATAATCTGTTGAATTACATCAGTACAAGGATCGGCTGCGGTTTTACAAATATCTGCTTGCAATAGGGCATTTACAAAACTACTTTTGCCTGCCTTAACTTCCCCTACTACTACAAAGAGAAATGGCTCATTGATATTAAGACGTAGATTACGAATAGTTAATTCTAATTGTTGATTATTAATATCTGTTGCCAAACTTTGTAAATGATTTAAAACATTATCCAAATCAGATTGATATTTAACCAATTCCTGATCAATAATAAAACTATTCATAACTAAAAATCCTCAAGCTTAAAATAAAATAAACTGTAATAATATCAAGATATTTTGCCAAGAATGGCTTATAATTTAAAATAATAATGCTAGATAAAATAATTATTAATTCCTAGAAACCATCTACGCAGGCGAGCATAATTAAATACCCAAAACATCTAATAAATAATATAAAAATCAAATACCTATAGCGTTGATAAAATTAATTAGGTATACTTCAACCATCAATCAATAAACAAGAAAAACCACTATACATAAAGTAACATTGATTAAAAATTAATGAGTCCTACT
Coding sequences:
- a CDS encoding group 1 glycosyl transferase — translated: MKILVLAWEFPPRIVGGIARHVAELYPEVIKLGHEVHLITVEFGSAPKYEIIEGIHLYRCPVAPGDDFLHWIANMNESMGSYGGKLIQEHGFQLIHAHDWLVGDAAIALKNNFKLPIVATIHATEYGRYNGIHTPKQEYIYGKEKLLTHEAWRVIVCSNYMFDEMQRVFQTPRDKIDIIYNGIRPEKKRHNFDRLKFRRRFANDQEKIVYYVGRMTHEKGISVLLKAASKILWKMEGKVKFVIIGGGDTSDLQQQARDLGIIEQCYFTGFMSEQDLDKFQTIADCAVFPSLYEPFGIVALESFAARVPVVVSDTGGLPEVVKHDVTGIVTHANDPCSLSWGVLEVLQNPAHSQYLVENAYEDLVKRFRWDILAQETVEVYRQVIRERSQVVW
- a CDS encoding aminotransferase class I and II, which translates into the protein MSDRISFIRSDLAQLAAYTAHPGGENPGCVDRLDTNESPLDLPAEIKSKLAWAYQQEIEANRYPDGSHHDLKSAIADYVQETANSPLNLSTANISVGNGSDELIRSLLIATCLGGCGSILVATPTFSMYGILAQTLGIPVVSLTREVDSFALNIATAIQAIETTSNPPIRVVFMVHPNSPTANCLTDKELDWLRNLPENVLVVIDEAYFEFSQISVVDELSQHPNWVILRTFSKAFRLAAHRVGYAIASTDLIAVLEKVRLPYNLPSFSQVAAKTVLQQRQLLLPEVAETIQERKRVLSVLQADDNLQVWSSMANFVYLRPQVNSEDDYESVLFNITQQLKSQGTLIRHTGGGLRITIGTPAENDRTLERLKQIIGD
- the stpA gene encoding glucosylglycerolphosphate phosphatase — protein: MNINSTPLQAHSLCLDHRSLSQMLIEHENILIIQDLDGVCMGLVKDPLTRVMDINYLTAAKSLGNHFYVLTNGEHIGKRGVNGIVERAFADDLRVKEEGLYLQGLAAGGVQWQDCYGNVTHPGVSAAELDFLATVPQEVIVCLKTLGEQLKYGLNQTQLEVCIEAAVLDNFVSPTVNLNVFYEMFRDFPQLYADLQQEMELLMTRLLQGSQVQGLVDSFFVHYAPNLGRDDQGKEIMQPAKGVDPGTTDFQFMLQGAIKEVGVVVILNHYYFWQTGNYPLGRDFNARQAPRQAEELVKLVEDNFDASLMPTIVGVGDTVTSKGVDHQGKLEFKRGGSDRGFLELIQTLGKRFNTGNITIYVDSSGGEVKNRQPLKLDKTNPQQVKVIHGPGDYRDDGDPLTLNFVFPGGHREYIDFFCFVAQQRQF
- a CDS encoding dynamin; translation: MNSFIIDQELVKYQSDLDNVLNHLQSLATDINNQQLELTIRNLRLNINEPFLFVVVGEVKAGKSSFVNALLQADICKTAADPCTDVIQQIIYSENQFEQPVNQYLRKIGLPNEILKTLSVVDTPGTNTIVANHQEITKDFIPNSDLIFFVFFAKNPYTRSAWELLDYVNNEWRKKVVFVLQQADLTKPEELAKNKEKLRELAIEKGIQDPMVFATSAELEVNGDLDHSGFATVRNYIQQTLKDGGTKQLKLQGVAKTTDQIIDLLRKDLFSIQQQLIKDQATVRKIKAKLQQNKRQSGFELESLINRLLAKYDTITTRVKEDFREQLSLFTLVKGSFAVLFRTSKSVPTWMDELKHNCEVQLKTSLGEISQDGIKHFVSGIRTLLQSLVDDLQDIKVNHVTTNTITIDTLESRQEIVEEVQQKVAGLLDDKTFLHSIESVNASVAPRFLGGSAATVAGTAIAALTEIVLLDIIGTAFAGVGILFAGGTLILKKRKIIRQFEDKLDQEKARFEAELSAKLHSKLDIIYEEIERNFLNIYDYVEEQEQKILPLVDKFKQIEQNANQVFTLVNADLKPV